One genomic region from Lates calcarifer isolate ASB-BC8 unplaced genomic scaffold, TLL_Latcal_v3 scaffold_20_43, whole genome shotgun sequence encodes:
- the ciz1b gene encoding cdkn1a interacting zinc finger protein 1b produces MVKQQRRTDRCFIPAAGNTVAQVRFPVGPIQRRQPPPHQVSGRKWVGSGTGSADGRQHCGSSTTTEEERRGEGGDPGPDGGSGETKRARLDGAEEAAAQVSGSCDQPAAESSSAGDGVLARVPPPDQQGSAELSEDSRTAELQSVGSLKVTIQQSSESREFGQTDRTADRQTGGLHCHVCNLTCRSLQVFHEHMSGAEHVKKLQEITHSICLNTHTLQDRGRQPDARRWCDTCQTHFSGDVIIHRRTKQHKMCKQLCRPFCPVCKRHFRTPRKFVEHMKSPEHKQQVHLQEAQEEELITVDAVGCFEGEEEEEEEEEEEADVANDEEDEDDVGKEAAQEKVSETDSEEYDPHTTYGSSFVVPVSGFLCRLCNKFFHRETTALHTHCRTRTHYLHLQSHRAQRTNSEGRTRREEDTPAPT; encoded by the exons ATGGTTAAACAGCAGCGcaggacagacag GTGTTTCATACCTGCTGCAGGTAACACCGTGGCGCAGGTTCGATTCCCGGTTGGCCCCATTCAGAGGAGACAGCCTCCACCACACCAG gTGTCAGGCAGGAAGTGGGTGGGCTCAGGGACAGGAAGTGCAGACGGCCGACAGCACTGCGGCAGCTCtaccaccacagaagaagagagaagaggtgaaGGTGGAGACCCGGGACCTGACGGAGGTtcaggagagacaaagagggcaAGACTGGACGG AGCGGAGGAGGCTGCAGCTCAGGTGTCGGGGTCATGTGATCAGCCAGCAGCTGAGAGCAGCTCTGCAGGAG ATGGTGTTTTGGCCAGAGTTCCTCCTCCTGACCAGCAGGGGTCAGCAGAGCTCAGTGAGGACAGCAGAACAGCTGAG cTGCAGAGCGTGGGGTCACTGAAGGTCACCATCCAGCAGagcagtgagagcagagagTTCGGACAGACGGACaggacagcagacagacagacaggtggactcCACTGTCACGTCTGTAACCTCACCTGTCGCTCTCTGCAG GTGTTTCATGAACACATGTCAGGAGCAGAACACGTGAAGAAACTGCAGGAGATCACACACTCCATCtgcctcaacacacacacactgcaggacag GGGGCGTCAGCCTGACGCGCGGCGCTGGTGCGACACCTGTCAGACTCACTTCAGCGGTGATGTCATCATCCACCGACggacaaaacaacacaag ATGTGTAAGCAGCTGTGTCGTCCCTTCTGTCCGGTCTGTAAACGTCACTTCAGGACTCCCAGGAAGTTTGTGGAGCACATGAAGTCTCCAGAGCACAAGCAGCAG GTGCACCTGCAGGAGgcgcaggaggaggagctgatcaCTGTGGATGCTGTCGGCTGCTtcgagggagaggaggaagaggaggaggaggaggaggaggaagcagacgTAGCTAATGATGAAGAAGACGAGGATGATGTAGGAAAAGAGGCAGCACAGGAGAAAGTGTCAGAG acTGACTCAGAGGAATACGACCCCCACACCACATATG gAAGCAGTTTTGTGGTTCCTGTGTCTGGTTTCCTGTGTCGACTCTGCAACAAGTTTTTCCACAGAGAGACCACAgcgttacacacacactgcaggacaCGCACACACTACCTCCACctgcag agccacagagctcAGAGGACAAACAGTGAAGGAAGGacgaggagagaggaggacacaCCTGCTCCCACCTGA
- the surf4l gene encoding surfeit locus protein 4, whose amino-acid sequence MGHGDLMSQAEDVADQFLRVTKHYLPHVARLCLVSTFLEDGVRMWFQWGEQSEYIDSTWNCGRFLANTFVLINLLGQLGGCVLILSRNFVQNACFALFGIIAMQTVAYSILWDLKFLMRNLALGGGLLLLLAECRGEARSVFAGVPSLGHQSSPKHLLQLGGRVLLVLMFMTLLHFDLSLFSILQNLVGTALMVLVAVGFKTKLAALTLVAWLLCINFTFNAFWTIPSYKPMHDFLKYDFFQTTSVIGGLLLVVALGPGGVSMDEKKKEW is encoded by the exons ATGGGACACGGAGACCTGATGAGCCAGGCGGAGGATGTGGCGGACCAG TTCCTCCGGGTCACCAAACACTACCTCCCCCACGTGGCCCGGCTCTGCCTGGTCAGCACCTTCCTGGAGGACGGGGTGAGGATGTGGTTCCAGTGGGGGGAGCAGAGCGAGTACATCGACTCCACCTGGAACTGCGGACGCTTCCTCGCCAACACCTTCGTCCTGATCAACCTGCTGGGACAGCTGG gaggcTGTGTGCTGATCCTCAGCAGAAACTTTGTTCAGAACGCCTGTTTCGCTCTGTTCGGGATCATCGCCATGCAg ACTGTGGCCTACAGCATCCTGTGGGACCTCAAGTTCTTAATGAG gAACCTGGCGTTGGGGggaggtctcctcctcctcctggctgaGTGCAGGGGGGAGGCTCGCAGCGTGTTCGCGGGAGTCCCCTCCCTCGGTCATCAGAGTTCTCCAAAGCACCTCCTGCAGCTCGGAGGTCGAGTCCTCCTCGTCCTCATGTTCATGACGCTGCTGCACTTTGACCTCAGCCTGTTCAGT ATCCTGCAGAACCTGGTGGGCACAGCGCTGATGGTCCTGGTGGCTGTGGGCTTCAAGACGAAGCTGGCGGCTCTGACTCTGGTGGCCTGGCTGCTCTGCATCAACTTCACCTTCAACGCCTTCTGGACCATCCCGTCGTACAAACCCATGCACGACTTCCTCAAGTACGACTTCTTCCAGACCACGTCGGTGATCGGAGgcctgctgctggtggtggccCTGGGGCCCGGGGGGGTCTCTATggatgagaagaagaaggagtggtga